The following coding sequences are from one Zalophus californianus isolate mZalCal1 chromosome 5, mZalCal1.pri.v2, whole genome shotgun sequence window:
- the BASP1 gene encoding brain acid soluble protein 1 has product MGGKLSKKKKGYNVNDEKAKDKDKKAEGAGTEEEGTPKENETQAAAETTEVKEGKEEKPDKDGPDAAAGKPEDKEGDKDTAAAAKEDAPKAEPEQTEGAAEGKAEPPKAEPEPAAGDAPQAAEPEAPAEAKADDKGQEAGEPTKTEAPAAPAAQETKSDGAPASDSKPSSTEAAPSSKESPAATEAPSSTAKAQAPAAPADDAAEAPAACAEQTVAVKE; this is encoded by the coding sequence ATGGGAGGCAAGCTGAGCAAGAAGAAGAAGGGGTACAACGTGAATGATGAGAAGGCCAAGGACAAAGACAAGAAGGCCGAAGGAGCGGGGACCGAAGAGGAGGGAACCCCGAAGGAGAACGAGACCCAGGCGGCTGCCGAGACCACAGAGGTGAAGGAGGGCAAGGAGGAGAAGCCCGACAAGGATGGCCCGGACGCGGCGGCCGGCAAGCCCGAAGACAAGGAAGGCGACAAAGACACGGCAGCGGCGGCCAAGGAAGACGCCCCGAAGGCGGAGCCCGAGCAGACGGAGGGGGCGGCCGAGGGCAAGGCCGAGCCCCCGAAGGCCGAGCCCGAGCCGGCGGCCGGCGACGCCCCCCAGGCTGCGGAGCCCGAGGCGCCCGCGGAGGCCAAGGCGGATGACAAGGGCCAGGAGGCCGGGGAACCCACAAAGACTGAGGCTCCCGCAGCTCCTGCCGCGCAGGAGACGAAAAGTGACGGGGCCCCGGCTTCAGACTCAAAACCCAGCAGCACCGAGGCTGCCCCGTCGTCCAAGGAGAGCCCGGCAGCCACGGAAGCCCCCAGTTCGACGGCCAAGGCCCAGGCCCCCGCAGCCCCCGCAGACGACGCTGCCGAGGCGCCCGCCGCCTGCGCCGAGCAAACCGTAGCGGTCAAAGAGTAA